The Phycodurus eques isolate BA_2022a chromosome 8, UOR_Pequ_1.1, whole genome shotgun sequence nucleotide sequence TCatggtctttttttgtttttttttttgggtcagttCTACACTCAGGGCCAGTACGGAGATTATGTTGCACCTTCTCCGCAAGCGACACAGATCGTCTATGCTGCCGACGGGCAGCCCTATGCCGTCGCATACCCTTATCAGTACCCAGGTAAGGCACTTTTTAGTACTTAACACATGGAGTGACGTATGAGAAGTGCAGTCCGCTAAAATGGATCAAGGAGCTCTTAATGTTTTCATAAGAAGTCCCAGGCGTGAAGGGAAAACTGTTAAAATGTGGCCAGGATTTCTTTATTTATCTAACCTTTTTCTATCCttgtaaggcaattgagaacagattctcatttgcaatgctgaccttAGCAAAATATCGGCATACCGTATGCgcaaaatgttaatttgttgacacaaaatgctcatttgtagccagaccccccaaaaaatgccgCCATGTGCAGCCGCACATATTGCACATGCCAGGAAGTGCATTGCTTCGGCTTATTCAGGGTTGGGTCCACTTTGTCCAACTCGTACGGGGatgtataataaaataatcatcaacaATAACATACtaaatgattaaacaaaaaaaaaatatattctaagcatttttcttacaaattttacatttattacacTTGATAAAACCAGTTCATTTCTTTAAATTCTTTTTATAGATAGACAATatggtgctatttttcttgcttaaaaacataaacatgttAGTGTGTTGTTGGGGGTCGCAAcatattaatggcatttcaattatttcagtggggaaaattgatttgctAGAGTAAATAGATTTTTAAGGGGGGGGAAATTGCTTGGTCAAGTAACAAATCAAACTCATGAGTCCAGATACCGCTGTATTTGGATAAAAGgtgatttgtgtttattttgattAAGAGGGGCTATTTACATTATTAATAGATTTCAAAGGATGATAGCTCATGTTTAGACACCTTCTATTGTGCCCTAaggaaaattatattttggggCCCCCTACTTATGccaatattatttattgatcATTCGTACACCCACTATAAAACATATTCTGAGTGATAAAGCGCTAATAGTGGACATGttctacaaaaaaatctgtggTAATTATTTTGAACCGGTGGTTGCTGTTGTCCTCCCTCATAGGTGGCTACACCGCGCCCGGCGTCAACCACGTGGTGATCCAGGAGCGCCAGCGCGACAACGGCGGGGACGTGGCCATGGGCATGCTGGCGGGAGCGGCGACGGGTCTGGCGCTGGGCTCGCTCTTCTCCGTCTTTTAAGTAGTTTGTGCGTTGGCGTTTGTCTACGAGAGCAAATATCGCTTCCTGTCCACTCCACACGTTTATGCAGCAATCTGCTTCCTCTCTGCCTACGACGCGTTCAGGACGGTCCTGAAATATTCAATTAACTTCCGCACTTTCCTCAAAGCTTTCAGACATCACGATGCTGGTTGATTtctatgcatccattttctgtaacgttTTCCCCATGAGGATGGCACCTGAGCTGGTGTCCGTCCAAGGCCGGAAAGTAGTCACggcgcttcactttttccacatttatttatgtCCAGTGTGAAGCCCAGCATGTTCGCGGTTCGGCATTCAAGAATTCGCAGATTTTTGGAGGGAACCTATTCCtcgttattcgctgaaaaacttaATTATGTGCCCAAGGAAGTAAAATATGTTCAGGTTAGTTGagaaatttcatttcaatataagTGTtgtggcaccatcttgtggcatcattGCTGATTTTTTGCTGTTCACGGTGTGATTCCTATACATGTgatgtctttgtttgtttgttttttttttttaatacatttgttaaaacaaactaATCCCTTTTGAAATAcggctaacaaaacaaaatgtggaaaaggcaAAGAGCTGTGAATACTTTGCAGATGCACTGAACACCGTGGACTGGCTGATGAAGAAATCcacgcagaacatgcaaactccagaaaTTCGAACCAGGAACCTTTTGACGGTGAGGCAGAAGCGTTAACCACTTAATCATTATGATTTCATTTCTTCTTCATCAGCATTTTTTAGTGAACGATAGATACATCGCTTTATCATTGGACAGCACAGCGATGCATGCGGCTATCACCTCTGCCTCAgtcagaggttctgggttcgaatctctgcTTCAATAATTTcaggagtcttcaattaacctcacaTGTCTTTGGAATGGGAGGAAGCAtgggtacccagagaaaacccacgcgaaTGAATCTGGTCAAACGCTCTCTATCGTGAAGCCTTTaggaacattttaacattcttgtaTTGACATAAATTAACTGTACTTCTCACATTGTGCTGGTTAtcggcacccccccccccccccaccatcaCTGGTATCCTGATGTGGTGGCATgacgaaaaagaaaaagaaaaaagtcacttATTACTTCACTGGCTTTGATGggtgttgaattcaaatatccatgttaacatggaggcctGGCTGTGATCAACTgtaaattgtaccacttttagGGTTACTGTACGTTGATCTTAAGagccatatatttttttgtttgttttctactgTGTCGTTCGTTatatgttggatttttttttcacattttttgtttgtaaaacaTGGTACACCATTTGATTTGGAATGTGGTCATATGACAACGTTAGCTCTTCTCGATCAACTAGCTCAAATTCACGTAATCTGTTAGGTACACCAGCTACACTCCTCATTTACCTTTCatccaaagaaagaaaagtttCTCGATAGGCTGGTCTGCAGTCTTCTACGTCCATGCCTTTCTAATTTCCTCATGTATTATTAGTTGCGTCTTCCCTTTTTCACAAAGAAAACAGAAGTTAAATGTGATCGTTTTGTTTCATACTGGCAGCTCCTATATGGTGTGTTTCATTACATTTCATTGAGctgattttgtttgtgtggagATCCAGTtacatttctgttcattttattatacagtatactaaTACATTAATTTATATCATTTCAGCTCAGTCTGACATGACTTTGTTCTCAGTAAAAATTAAGTTAATTTATAGCACTAACGGAAGCAATGTGTGAAACTCGATGTTATTTCCTAGCAAAGATGTCAAGCTAAATGTACTTAATTATAAATAAccccacatttaaatgtataacTGTTTAGCTGAGAGAtgtattttaacaaataaatattcacaatatcATGAATGAGTGTTTATGAGACGTGTTCACACAACACAATTGTAAGATACAGCAAAAgcgcaaaattaaaaaaatatatatttgggtGGGTTTTGGGCTATTGCAAGCTTATTTTGGCACTTTACTGCCACTTGTTGGTATCATAAGTATCTGGAAACAAAATCTGgagaaaaacaattatcaaaaCATGGACTCTCAGTGTTCCTACACTCAAGGCAAATctgaaaaataagaaatattcattaaataactgcaatttttttattatagaagcacctttttttaaaacacctaACCACTTATGAGGTTCATAAGAAGGGTACACACATTCGTTTACCTTCTTGACCAAGTTTTGTGTCagggtcatatttggaaaaaatattacatgttTGTGactacacttatttttttttatatatacctCAGATTGTGTTTGCGTAAGCACATTAAGGACtacagtcctgtttttgttttaattgctcAATGAAAAAGACCAACAATTCTTTGTCaacatattggggggggggggaactacgAAATAATTAATTGTTGGAATACTGACCtaaactttgaactagttcgtaAATAAACtccaaacaagcattcacacgcacatttgCACCTGTGTACAAATTAGTGTCTTCAATGGCTCTAACACGCATGCCttaggaatgtgggaagaaTGAATGACCCCACATTGGAATTTCTGACTTATGCGAGTGAAgaattaattaaatgtattcacAGTATAATGAATTGACTATATTTATTTCAGACTTTTGTTCTCAGAACACATTTCTAGGATATAACAAAAGTGCAAAACTAGAGAATATTTGGGTACGTTTTTAAATATTGGAAAATCATTTTGGCACAGTACCCCCAATTGTTTGCATCATAAGTcattgcaaacacacacacaaaaaagaaaaaaatctgtcatCAAAACATGAACTCCCTATGTTCCCGCAGTCAAGGcacattttcattaaataattgttacAGAAGCAATTAAAAATTTGTAATAATCAAGGTATCATATTCTGGGTTCTTGGAAAACTGGAAAACTGAAcgccacaataaaaacaagatggGAAATAAATATGAACGATAAAGCGCATCAATGTAAACATGATCAGTGATTGCAGTATAATAAGATCTTCATATAACGTGTGTTTGACCTGTCGATTGGTTGACATTGATGAGTTTTCACCCCTCTTGACCAAAATCCTCTGTAAACTTGGTCAGCTTGTGCAGGTCGTCCTCGTTGACGGTGGGCTTGGTGTTGGACAGCGACCGCAGCATGTCGCCCTGCCGGGGGAAGCGCAGTAAACATTAGAGGAACGCCCCAAATACTAATTGAGCCGGCAAAGCAAAAATTGAGTTTGTGGCCTTCAATTTATGACACTAATACTGATTATTAATCATTTATTGTTGTACTGCTTGGTTTATAatgagttaaataaataaataaaataactttcgCCCAATATCATAGCTGCTTAAgtgatattttaacattttaacatttaacaaacaagaacaaaaaatttTTAGtgagtactttttattttttttttattttttattttttaattaatttggtAACAGTCAGTTAAAAATTACTTAGGCCAGtggtttcaaactcattttagttcacaggccacattcaccccaatttgatctcaagtgggccggaccatCATATATGTGGCTTAAAAATCCACAAGTAacaattattcacatttttttcccattgtacTTTCGGAAAATATTCATACGGTATTTATTGATACTTATCGGGTTGCAAATTTTGGTGAAAATCATATAATCGgaaatttttaacaaaaacgaTTTCAACAGTATAACGAATCAGTGAGTGTGCGCCATTCAGTgtgcatcctttgtaaatgtatacatacaaatacaagttGTGTCAGTACATGAGAAAACGAAATAAAAAGTTTCCACCAAACCAACCGCTTGTGagtgacatttttgtaatatccaatgtcttaaaatatttctcCAGGacgtatttattttcacagaactgCAGTGCGAAGGTGGCACAGCATTTTATATTGGTGTGCTCCTGACATTTGGCATCTATTGGCCTTCTCAAGCGGATCAGTCATTTAAGAGACGGCAGTGcgccctccagtggacaaaatatgcaaaagctgcttttattaaaaaatagtgAATGTGTTCTCAATCCCCACAGGCCAgttttggcccgcgggccgtgtgtttgacaccactgactttggcaatcaaaaaaaaaaaaaaaaaaaaaagacatccaaTTGTTCATGCTCATTATCACGCAGCAATCGTTACCATGGAGACAACGGGCTCGAGAAGCTTTTCCCCGGGGACGTCCATCCACGTTATGGCCACAGCGCCGGGGTCGCCCGGAGAGCACGGCGTGAGCAGGTCGTCCAAGATGACGTCTGGCTTGTTCCATGACGAGCCGCGAACCTGGACGAGTGCATGCGGGCGGACAGCAGGAGTGAaaccgtgtgtgtgtaaaagcaaTACTGTCTAAGTTTCAAGTTTATTGAGACACCCAATCGTCTTCACTTTCTTCCTGGGGTCCcaattcaaacaaaacattgaaatttatataaatacaacaaatcaacaaaaatggaaagctaagacaatacatttccattaaataaataaacgtaaGAAATTCATTGGATTACAATACAGCTTACATTTTGGTAGTCAATTTGCTAAATAAATTGGAATTTCTACTAATTATGGCTTGTTTTAACTTCTTTTTGAATCGCCATTTATTATCTATCCTGATTATTTTTGtcagtattttatttcaatatgttACTGCTCTATATAAGAACTGAGATAATCACAATTACTACCATTTCTTTTTTATGGCAAAAGGGAAGCGTTTATTAGAGGGAcgggccactatttgaggaaatgagCACACGGCTTCACCTTTTTGAAGTGGGTGGCCGACTGCACCTTCCTGACGGGCTGCATGAGGGCGTCCCTGACGATGATGCTGATGTCGGCCCCCGAGTAGCCCTCCGTCTTTTTCCCCAGCGTGACGAAGTCGGCCTCCGTCAGCTCGTTGGCCGTGGAGCCCAAGTGCAGCTTGAACATGAAGGAGCGGGCCGGCTGTTCCGGCAGGGGGATGTAGATGCGCTTttcaaacctaaaaaaaaaaaaaagcatattaattaaaataaataccgtaatttctcgtgtataatgcgcacccgtgtataatacacacccccaaagttgacctcaaaattctggaaaacccttctaccatttttacaatgcatgattttgtttctacccatatgatcaaaacatgaagaattagatgtattttgttaggttttttttcaaataattattctgaagttaagcactttattttaacacgtaacactttcttttttatttacttgctcttattttgaaattcacagccctacttttatttagtaaatgagaaaacacacagttgtgctcatatgttggattacccaggcagaatttctaagatgggtacaattctttaaagaaaacatgaagggccaggcaaaacatttaattttatcttaatgggattcaaatttaactgtcaagcatttcagaaaagcatcatcatAAAACAAACCATAAGcatgaataaattaatgatggttgttgtaagttatcagttgtatttaaaaacacaatattccacaaattctgccagggaaTGTAAACTTACATATATATACGGTACATATATGctgtcatacgtacccctgtcatggaatgaaagtgtaggctacacctttctcataacctctaggtgggggtgacatattggaattaaagtgtacagctttttcataacctctagatggcggcatacatttataaaatgtgaaagtttttcaaTTTCCTCTTATACTTAtgtgtaatgcgcactattgaaattttctttgggggggggggaaatcacaaTCTTAGCCCCGCTGAAACACAACTAGAAGGGTTACCAACCTTCTCCTGATGGCTGAGTCCAAAGTCCACGGTATATTTGTTGCTCCCAGGACAAGGATTCCCTCATTATCATTCCCGACACCTGCAAGGAGGAAAGTCTTTACACAGAGGAACAAACAGCATCTTAATTATGCATTAATAAGACTCATACCATATatccccatttaaatgaatggaaatgctagtaatctgtttcagcttctcctcccaaaaaacaaaacatgttgtgtttgttttttaataaggaaaaatagcactctataatagaATCACAGATTTACATATGTGTATGTTGCACTCTAGTTTTTGAGAGTGGAAAAGCACCAATAGGAGGAAGAACCATGGCGAGCGGAGGAGATACAGTTATCAGGGTCTTTGTTCTCACCCTGCATCTGGACCAGGAACTCGGTCTTGATCCTGCGCGCCGCTTCGCTCTCGTTCTCGCTGCGGGAGCCACAGAGCGAGTCGATCTCGTCGATGAAGATGATGGAGGGTTTGTGTTCTCTGGCCAGCGAGAATAGGTTCTTCACCAACCTACGAGGAACAACCACTTTGCTGTTTCCATGCATTACCGGTAAtcgtggaaaaaataaaaaatagaaggCGGTCTAACTTTTCACTCTCGCCCAGCCACTTGGATACCAGGTCCGAGGAGGAGATTGAGAAGAAGGTGGAGTTGCCGGCCTCCGTGGCGACCGCCTTGGCCAGGTAGGACTTTCCGGTTCCCGGCGGGCCAAACAGGAGAATCCCACGCCATGGCGTTCTCTTTCCTGCACCAACATCATACTAGATAAGGATCTGAATATACAGTGGATCCCCGCTATTCACGGATGATATGGACCGAATATCAAAACTCTGCATATCATTGACAGCCATTAGaattgtattgaaaaaaaataaaattaaactcaCAAAACGCTTGAAAAAGCGATAATAACTGTCgatgagtgtttttgttttaaaaaataataaaaagaaatgaaaaaggggatttatttatttatttatttttactttgaaaaagaatctgcaaataggtgaattggCAGGTTCCAAACAGCGAggatgcaggggtccactgtgcAGCAAGTTCAGCCCACATTTTCAGGGAAAATTACACTGCAAAATTCAAACAAAGTGTCTCTCGTTACCTCAGTGGGCATCTAAAGGAAGAATTTGGGTCTTTTTTATGTGATGCCGCCACAGTAGGATGGCTTTAAACATGTTATAAGAGTGGCTGTATTCAACTTTGTACGTTCGACTGgatcaaattttatttatttattagtttttttttttgtttgtttgttttttaaatcgtaCCAGTGAAGAGATGAGGGAACTTGATAGGCAAGATGACAGCCTCCTTTAGGGCTTCTTTGGCTCCTTCCAAGCCGGCGACGTCGCTCCACTTAATGTTTGGCTTCTCCATCACGATGGCGCCTGTAACCAAAGCACTTTGTTGATGACAATTGAacacgtgcttttttttttttttttgcttctca carries:
- the LOC133406035 gene encoding vacuolar protein sorting-associated protein 4B-like → MAGGNLNKAIDLAKRAADEDSAKNYEEALRLYQSAVEYFLHVIKYETKGERSNGMIRGKCADYLDRAEQLKEYLKKKEEHEPPAKPVKESNGKGSESDEGEESEKKKFQNQLSGAIVMEKPNIKWSDVAGLEGAKEALKEAVILPIKFPHLFTGKRTPWRGILLFGPPGTGKSYLAKAVATEAGNSTFFSISSSDLVSKWLGESEKLVKNLFSLAREHKPSIIFIDEIDSLCGSRSENESEAARRIKTEFLVQMQGVGNDNEGILVLGATNIPWTLDSAIRRRFEKRIYIPLPEQPARSFMFKLHLGSTANELTEADFVTLGKKTEGYSGADISIIVRDALMQPVRKVQSATHFKKVRGSSWNKPDVILDDLLTPCSPGDPGAVAITWMDVPGEKLLEPVVSMGDMLRSLSNTKPTVNEDDLHKLTKFTEDFGQEG